A genomic segment from Methanoplanus limicola DSM 2279 encodes:
- a CDS encoding DUF424 domain-containing protein, which produces MKIHRSPGCEEVLAACDCELLNTTLSEDKIEIEISENFYGNEKVTAEEFEKALKKATNANLIGKRVIAVAVRCGIIDDDCCIYIKDIPHVQIL; this is translated from the coding sequence ATGAAGATACACAGATCGCCGGGATGCGAAGAAGTCCTTGCAGCATGCGACTGTGAATTACTGAATACAACACTATCAGAGGATAAAATAGAGATTGAGATCAGCGAAAATTTTTACGGGAACGAAAAAGTCACCGCAGAAGAGTTTGAAAAGGCGCTGAAGAAGGCAACAAATGCCAACCTCATCGGAAAGAGAGTAATTGCAGTCGCAGTCAGATGCGGAATAATAGACGATGACTGCTGCATATACATAAAAGACATACCACACGTGCAAATCCTATGA
- a CDS encoding minichromosome maintenance protein MCM codes for MAEENSANVTDKAGDWTRFLKKHYKAELSEIAREFPHKRSVVIDYRQLEKWGKKGLSLADEILKNPGKVIGDVRDAIKNNNLIFTKDEEEKADEVNIRFIGLPKKIAAREIRANHINTFISIEGIVRKVTEVRPRLTSAVFRCLTCGTMTPPYKQGYGKFQEPYRPCEQCERATKMELVPSLSKFLDVQKVRMQESPEGLRGGEQPETIDVDITDDLVAIAAPGDRIVINGILRSIQRVTHGNKSSLFDIYLEANSLEMSEKEFEEVAISEEDEEHIMELSRDSDLYYKFAHSIAPSIYGNDEVKEAISLILFGGIMKELPDGSHLRGDIHMLLVGDPGIAKSQMLRYVIRLSPRGIYTSGKSSTSAGLTATAVKDEFGDGRWTLEAGALVLADMGIAAVDEMDKMAKDDRSALHEAMEQQSISIAKAGITATLRSRCALLGAANPKMGRFDEFAPMSEQINMPPSLLSRFDLIFVMKDKPNNTLDRAIGEHILKAHEVGELIEHTKKEAIEGVDAEYIERALAPVTPDIDPALFRKYIAYSKRNCFPLLSKEAKEKLIDYYLSLRGFADDNKPVPVTARQLEALVRLSEASARVRLSKKIETEDAERVIRIVDRCLRDVAYDPNTESFDIDKLVTGIPKQRRDIIREIKETIRNNADDNGYTRIEEVQEILQQKGHSKDDIRKRLDDLLRSGEAMEPRHGIIKLI; via the coding sequence TTGGCAGAAGAGAATAGTGCAAATGTTACTGATAAGGCGGGAGACTGGACCCGCTTTTTAAAGAAGCACTACAAGGCGGAACTAAGTGAGATTGCCAGGGAATTCCCGCATAAGAGATCGGTAGTTATTGATTACCGGCAGCTTGAGAAATGGGGTAAGAAAGGACTTTCACTTGCAGATGAAATCCTGAAAAATCCCGGCAAGGTAATAGGCGATGTCAGGGACGCGATAAAGAACAACAACCTGATCTTTACAAAGGACGAGGAAGAGAAGGCAGACGAAGTAAATATCCGGTTCATCGGCCTGCCTAAAAAGATAGCAGCCAGAGAGATCAGGGCAAACCACATCAACACATTCATCTCAATTGAGGGAATTGTCAGGAAGGTAACCGAAGTCAGGCCGAGGCTCACATCAGCGGTATTCAGATGCCTCACCTGCGGAACTATGACTCCCCCTTACAAGCAGGGCTACGGAAAGTTTCAGGAGCCATACAGGCCATGTGAGCAGTGCGAGCGTGCAACAAAGATGGAGCTTGTCCCCTCCCTCTCAAAGTTCCTGGATGTACAGAAGGTGAGGATGCAGGAGTCTCCTGAGGGACTTAGGGGTGGTGAACAGCCTGAGACTATTGATGTCGACATAACAGATGACCTGGTTGCGATAGCAGCACCGGGGGACCGCATAGTCATCAACGGAATTTTAAGGTCAATTCAGCGTGTAACACACGGAAACAAGAGTTCACTCTTTGACATATATCTTGAGGCAAACTCCCTTGAGATGAGTGAGAAGGAGTTTGAGGAGGTGGCAATCTCCGAAGAGGATGAAGAGCATATAATGGAGCTGAGCCGGGATTCAGACCTGTATTATAAGTTTGCACACTCAATTGCACCTTCGATCTACGGTAACGATGAGGTAAAGGAGGCGATATCACTGATTCTCTTCGGAGGGATCATGAAGGAACTTCCGGACGGGAGCCACCTGAGGGGCGACATACACATGCTCCTTGTCGGAGATCCGGGTATTGCAAAGTCCCAGATGCTCCGTTATGTGATAAGGCTCTCACCGAGAGGAATTTATACGAGCGGAAAGTCATCCACATCTGCCGGACTGACTGCTACGGCGGTAAAGGACGAATTTGGTGACGGCCGGTGGACACTTGAGGCAGGTGCACTCGTCCTTGCGGATATGGGTATAGCCGCAGTGGATGAGATGGACAAGATGGCAAAGGATGACAGAAGCGCCCTGCACGAGGCGATGGAACAGCAGTCCATCTCTATAGCGAAGGCAGGAATTACGGCGACCTTAAGGTCACGCTGTGCCCTGCTTGGTGCGGCAAACCCGAAGATGGGGCGTTTTGATGAATTTGCGCCAATGTCTGAGCAGATCAATATGCCGCCATCCCTGCTCTCCCGTTTTGATCTCATATTTGTCATGAAGGACAAGCCGAACAACACGCTGGACCGTGCAATCGGAGAGCATATACTCAAAGCCCATGAAGTCGGAGAGCTTATTGAACATACCAAGAAAGAGGCGATTGAGGGTGTTGATGCGGAATACATCGAAAGAGCACTTGCTCCTGTGACACCGGATATCGACCCGGCTCTCTTCAGGAAATATATCGCATATTCCAAGAGAAACTGCTTCCCTCTGCTCTCAAAAGAGGCAAAGGAGAAGCTCATCGACTACTATCTCAGCCTGAGAGGATTTGCGGATGACAACAAACCTGTGCCTGTAACAGCAAGGCAGCTTGAAGCGCTTGTGAGGCTTTCTGAGGCAAGTGCAAGGGTGAGGCTCTCCAAAAAGATTGAGACCGAGGATGCCGAGAGGGTTATCAGGATTGTTGACCGGTGCTTAAGGGACGTGGCGTATGATCCCAATACCGAGAGTTTTGATATAGATAAGCTTGTCACAGGCATTCCAAAACAGCGCCGTGATATCATCCGTGAGATTAAGGAGACCATCAGGAACAATGCTGATGACAACGGTTATACACGCATTGAAGAGGTACAGGAGATTCTTCAGCAGAAGGGCCATAGTAAGGATGACATCAGAAAGAGGCTTGATGATCTCTTAAGAAGCGGAGAGGCAATGGAGCCGAGGCACGGTATAATTAAGCTGATCTAA
- a CDS encoding dihydroneopterin aldolase family protein, producing MEKKAKAAFEAGIKLGALYHQWVGTPISPQTAGSIEKAIEGAVGLQPYVDEISVKIDTSQMVLNTFGYSELSGKMFDVKIKTKVGNATCHAELKLEEDYPMMKITELI from the coding sequence ATGGAGAAAAAAGCAAAAGCAGCATTTGAAGCCGGAATCAAACTCGGAGCACTCTACCACCAGTGGGTAGGCACACCAATCTCCCCGCAGACTGCCGGAAGCATTGAGAAGGCAATTGAAGGTGCTGTCGGACTTCAGCCCTATGTCGATGAAATATCAGTAAAAATCGACACCTCACAGATGGTTCTGAATACATTCGGGTACAGTGAGCTGTCCGGAAAGATGTTTGATGTTAAGATTAAGACAAAAGTCGGAAATGCAACATGCCATGCAGAACTGAAGTTGGAGGAAGACTACCCCATGATGAAGATCACTGAACTGATCTGA
- a CDS encoding TatD family hydrolase — MILKDIPITDDHMHIDPVNGKGIKAALEFKRSGGTHIFLVTKPSWSFGITPQSGEDFRPVFEKTIKLADEITENGVKAFPILGVHPAETGKLTAAGMTVDKAADVMAAGLTLAAEYVREGKAVALKSGRPHYEVTPEVWDASNRVLAHAIALAEDADCALQIHAETGPCGDVAVMAQNSGMDIKRIVKHFGIPETPLTPSLIAKHEAIPDLARQGRLFTMESDYMDENSRPGSVIGPKSVPRFTRKLIESGKITEEQAYKIHKDNPEKIYGVEITLD, encoded by the coding sequence ATGATTCTGAAAGATATACCAATAACCGATGACCACATGCACATAGACCCGGTCAACGGAAAAGGAATAAAAGCTGCACTGGAATTTAAAAGATCAGGCGGCACACACATATTTCTCGTAACAAAACCGTCATGGTCCTTTGGAATTACCCCGCAGTCAGGGGAAGACTTCAGGCCCGTATTTGAAAAGACAATAAAACTTGCAGATGAGATAACAGAGAACGGAGTAAAGGCATTTCCGATTCTCGGAGTCCATCCGGCGGAGACAGGAAAACTGACAGCCGCCGGAATGACCGTTGATAAAGCTGCGGATGTGATGGCAGCCGGACTTACACTTGCGGCTGAATATGTCAGAGAAGGAAAAGCAGTGGCCTTAAAGAGTGGAAGACCGCACTATGAAGTAACTCCGGAAGTATGGGACGCCTCAAACAGGGTGCTTGCACATGCAATAGCTCTTGCAGAAGATGCAGACTGCGCGCTTCAGATACATGCCGAGACAGGCCCGTGTGGAGACGTCGCAGTGATGGCACAGAATTCCGGAATGGACATAAAAAGAATAGTCAAGCATTTCGGAATCCCGGAGACACCGCTCACACCGTCATTAATCGCAAAACATGAGGCAATACCGGACCTTGCCCGGCAGGGACGTCTCTTTACAATGGAGAGCGACTACATGGACGAGAACAGCCGGCCCGGCTCGGTAATCGGCCCAAAGTCAGTGCCGCGTTTTACACGAAAGCTCATCGAATCCGGAAAAATAACAGAAGAGCAGGCATATAAAATCCATAAAGACAACCCGGAGAAGATCTACGGCGTTGAGATCACTTTAGACTGA